CGGACTCGCTGGACGGGCGGAAGAGCGTCCGCACGTGGTCTGACCACCGTTGTACACGACGAGTGCGCATCGCAGATTGTGCGCGTGCGTTACCTGGCTCTGGCCACCGATTACGACGGCACGCTGGCCGAGCAAGGGACGGTGCGGCCGCAATCGATCGCGGCGGTGGAGCGCCTCCGAAAGAGCGGGCGCCGTGCCGTGCTCGTGACGGGACGCGAGCTCCAGGACCTGCAAACGGTGTTCGATCGATTCGATCTCTTCGACCTGGTGGTC
The sequence above is a segment of the Deltaproteobacteria bacterium genome. Coding sequences within it:
- a CDS encoding HAD-IIB family hydrolase, whose amino-acid sequence is MRYLALATDYDGTLAEQGTVRPQSIAAVERLRKSGRRAVLVTGRELQDLQTVFDRFDLFDLVV